From a region of the Mycobacterium intracellulare ATCC 13950 genome:
- a CDS encoding alpha/beta fold hydrolase — MCFGETVPPTQRLVDTNGVRLRVTEAGDRGAPVVILAHGFPELAYSWRHQIDVLAQAGYHVLAPDQRGYGGSDRPDAVEAYDIHQLTGDLVGLLDDVGAERAVWIGHDWGAAVVWNAPLLHPDRVAAVAALSVPVTPRPRVAPTKAWRKMFGENFFYILYFQEPGVADAELNADPARVIRRMMGSLRTDGKDALVRMASPGPAGFVERLGEPDGLPDWISQDELDHYVAEFSRTGFTGGLNWYRNFDRNWETTPELDGVKISVPCLFIGGTADPVLSFTRADRAAEAISGPYRQVMIDGAGHWLQQERPGEVNAALLEFLNGLEL; from the coding sequence TTGTGCTTTGGTGAGACGGTGCCCCCAACCCAACGGTTAGTAGATACCAATGGTGTGCGGCTGCGGGTGACCGAAGCGGGCGACCGCGGCGCACCCGTGGTGATCCTGGCCCACGGCTTTCCCGAACTGGCCTACTCCTGGCGCCACCAGATAGACGTCCTCGCGCAAGCCGGCTACCACGTGCTGGCGCCCGATCAGCGCGGCTACGGCGGTTCGGATCGCCCGGATGCCGTCGAGGCGTACGACATTCACCAGTTGACGGGCGACCTGGTCGGTTTGCTCGACGACGTCGGCGCCGAGCGTGCCGTGTGGATCGGGCACGACTGGGGTGCCGCCGTGGTGTGGAACGCCCCGCTGCTGCACCCCGACCGGGTCGCGGCCGTCGCCGCGCTCAGCGTGCCCGTGACGCCGCGCCCGCGCGTAGCGCCGACGAAGGCGTGGCGAAAGATGTTCGGCGAGAACTTCTTCTACATCCTTTACTTCCAGGAGCCCGGTGTCGCCGACGCCGAATTGAACGCCGATCCCGCCCGGGTGATCCGTCGCATGATGGGCAGCCTGCGAACCGACGGCAAGGATGCGCTGGTGCGGATGGCCAGCCCCGGTCCGGCGGGTTTCGTCGAACGCCTTGGCGAACCCGACGGCCTGCCGGACTGGATAAGCCAGGACGAGCTCGACCACTACGTCGCCGAATTCTCGCGGACCGGCTTCACCGGCGGCCTGAACTGGTATCGCAATTTCGACCGCAACTGGGAGACCACGCCCGAACTCGACGGCGTCAAGATTTCGGTCCCGTGTCTGTTCATCGGCGGGACGGCCGATCCCGTCCTGTCGTTCACCCGCGCCGACCGCGCTGCGGAGGCGATTTCCGGTCCGTACCGACAGGTGATGATCGACGGCGCCGGGCATTGGCTGCAGCAGGAGCGCCCCGGCGAGGTGAATGCGGCCTTACTGGAATTCCTCAACGGATTGGAGCTTTGA
- a CDS encoding VOC family protein, with translation MRLDHVVLWTKDPRAAMDFYSRVVGLAPVRFAEFEAAEAPFPSVRVSEDSIIDLMPLEMASGAVSSAVAEGSAGQPVNHVCLALSKAEYDALDTRLQAEGVDTSARLNHSFGARGWAPQGFYFADPDGNVVEARYYE, from the coding sequence ATGCGATTGGACCACGTAGTTCTGTGGACGAAGGATCCGCGCGCGGCGATGGACTTCTACTCGAGGGTGGTCGGGCTGGCACCGGTGCGGTTCGCCGAGTTCGAGGCCGCCGAGGCGCCTTTCCCCAGCGTGCGGGTGTCCGAGGATTCGATCATCGACCTGATGCCACTCGAGATGGCTTCCGGTGCGGTGTCGTCCGCGGTGGCCGAAGGAAGCGCCGGCCAACCGGTCAACCACGTCTGCCTTGCCCTGTCGAAGGCCGAATACGACGCGCTCGACACGCGCCTGCAGGCCGAGGGCGTGGACACCAGTGCCCGGCTGAACCACAGCTTCGGCGCGCGGGGCTGGGCGCCGCAGGGATTCTATTTCGCCGATCCCGACGGGAATGTGGTCGAGGCGCGCTACTACGAGTGA
- the ftsH gene encoding ATP-dependent zinc metalloprotease FtsH: MNRKNVIRTITAIAVVVLLGWSFFYFSDDTRGYKPVDTSVAMSQINGDNVKSAQIDDREQQLRLTLKKGNGDTDNSDKVITKYPSGYAVDLFNALTAKNAKVSTVVNQGSILGELLVYVLPLLLLVGLFVMFSRMQGGARMGFGFGKSRAKQLSKDMPKTTFADVAGVDEAVEELYEIKDFLQNPGRYQALGAKIPRGVLLYGPPGTGKTLLARAVAGEAGVPFFTISGSDFVEMFVGVGASRVRDLFDQAKQNNPCIIFVDEIDAVGRQRGAGLGGGHDEREQTLNQLLVEMDGFDPRAGVILIAATNRPDILDPALLRPGRFDRQIPVSNPDLAGRKAVLEVHSKGKPIGPDADLAGLAKRTVGMTGADLANVINEAALLTARENGTVITSAALEEAVDRVIGGPRRKGRIISEQEKKITAYHEGGHTLAAWAMPDIEPIYKVTILARGRTGGHAVAVPEEDKGLRTRSEMIAQLVFAMGGRAAEELVFREPTTGAVSDIEQATKIARAMVTEFGMSSKLGAVKYGSEHGDPFLGRTMGTQADYSHEVARDIDDEIRKLIEAAHTEAWEILTEYRDILDTLAGELLEKETLHRAELESIFSGVEKRPRLTMFDDFGGRIPSDKPPIKTPGELAIERGEPWPPPTPEPAFKAAIARASEAARLEADRNANGGNGSHGGQASGKGAPHGPTQPDYGAPAGWRAPGWPPQAQQPQQQPNYWHPPAQPPQQPYWQQPAPSYPGPQPYPGQQGHAGHQQGYPGGQGRSGQQGQAQPSYPPYPPYPPPGQPAQEGGSPDRQDDDVSRSNPPAHG; encoded by the coding sequence ATGAACCGGAAAAACGTTATTCGCACCATCACGGCGATTGCTGTCGTGGTGCTGCTCGGCTGGTCGTTCTTCTATTTCAGCGACGACACTCGCGGCTATAAGCCCGTCGACACGTCCGTGGCGATGTCCCAGATCAACGGCGACAACGTCAAAAGCGCGCAAATCGACGATCGCGAGCAGCAGCTGCGCCTGACCCTGAAGAAGGGCAATGGCGACACGGACAACTCCGACAAGGTCATCACCAAATACCCGAGCGGGTATGCGGTCGACCTCTTCAACGCGCTGACCGCCAAGAACGCGAAGGTCAGCACCGTCGTCAACCAGGGCAGCATCCTGGGCGAGCTGCTCGTCTACGTCCTGCCGCTGCTGCTGCTGGTCGGGCTGTTCGTGATGTTCTCCCGCATGCAGGGCGGCGCCCGGATGGGCTTCGGGTTCGGCAAATCGCGCGCCAAGCAGCTCTCCAAGGACATGCCCAAGACCACGTTCGCCGACGTCGCCGGCGTCGACGAGGCGGTCGAGGAGCTTTACGAGATCAAGGACTTCCTGCAGAACCCCGGTCGCTATCAGGCGCTGGGCGCCAAGATCCCCCGGGGCGTGCTGCTCTACGGTCCGCCCGGGACCGGGAAGACGCTGCTCGCCCGCGCGGTGGCGGGCGAGGCCGGCGTCCCGTTCTTCACCATCTCCGGCTCAGACTTCGTCGAGATGTTCGTCGGTGTCGGTGCGTCCCGGGTACGCGACCTGTTCGACCAGGCCAAACAGAACAACCCGTGCATCATCTTCGTCGATGAGATCGACGCCGTTGGCCGCCAGCGCGGCGCGGGCCTGGGCGGCGGGCACGACGAGCGCGAGCAGACGCTGAACCAGTTGCTGGTCGAAATGGACGGGTTCGACCCGCGGGCCGGCGTGATCCTGATCGCGGCCACCAACCGGCCCGACATCCTGGACCCGGCGCTGCTGCGGCCCGGCCGCTTCGACCGGCAGATCCCGGTGTCCAACCCGGACCTGGCGGGCCGCAAGGCGGTGCTGGAGGTGCACTCCAAGGGCAAGCCGATCGGCCCGGATGCCGACCTCGCCGGGCTGGCCAAGCGGACCGTCGGCATGACCGGCGCCGACCTGGCCAACGTCATCAACGAGGCGGCGTTGCTCACGGCCCGGGAGAACGGCACCGTCATCACCAGCGCCGCCCTGGAAGAGGCGGTGGACCGGGTGATCGGCGGCCCGCGCCGCAAGGGCCGCATCATCAGCGAGCAGGAAAAGAAGATCACCGCCTACCACGAAGGCGGCCACACCCTGGCGGCCTGGGCGATGCCCGACATCGAGCCGATCTACAAGGTGACGATCCTGGCGCGAGGCCGCACCGGCGGGCACGCGGTGGCGGTGCCGGAGGAAGACAAGGGGCTGCGGACCCGCTCGGAGATGATCGCGCAGTTGGTGTTTGCCATGGGCGGGCGCGCCGCGGAGGAGCTGGTCTTCCGGGAGCCGACCACCGGCGCGGTGTCGGACATCGAGCAGGCCACCAAGATCGCGCGTGCCATGGTCACCGAATTCGGGATGAGCTCCAAACTCGGTGCGGTCAAATACGGTTCGGAACACGGCGACCCGTTCCTGGGCCGCACCATGGGAACGCAGGCGGACTATTCGCACGAGGTCGCCCGCGACATCGACGACGAGATCCGCAAGCTGATCGAGGCCGCGCACACCGAGGCGTGGGAAATCCTCACCGAATACCGCGACATCCTCGACACCCTCGCCGGCGAGCTGCTGGAAAAGGAAACCCTGCACCGGGCCGAACTGGAAAGCATCTTCTCGGGCGTCGAAAAGCGCCCGCGGCTCACCATGTTCGACGATTTCGGTGGCCGCATCCCGTCGGACAAGCCGCCCATCAAGACCCCCGGCGAGCTGGCCATCGAGCGTGGCGAGCCGTGGCCGCCGCCCACCCCCGAGCCGGCGTTCAAGGCGGCCATCGCGCGGGCCAGCGAAGCGGCACGGCTGGAGGCCGACCGAAACGCCAACGGCGGCAACGGTTCTCACGGCGGTCAGGCCAGCGGTAAGGGTGCGCCGCACGGGCCCACCCAGCCGGACTACGGCGCGCCGGCGGGCTGGCGCGCGCCGGGATGGCCGCCGCAAGCGCAGCAACCGCAGCAGCAGCCGAACTATTGGCATCCGCCGGCGCAGCCGCCACAGCAGCCCTATTGGCAGCAACCGGCGCCCAGTTATCCGGGCCCGCAGCCCTATCCCGGTCAGCAGGGCCACGCCGGCCACCAGCAGGGCTATCCGGGCGGGCAGGGTCGTTCCGGCCAGCAGGGCCAGGCGCAGCCGTCGTACCCGCCGTACCCGCCGTATCCCCCACCGGGACAGCCCGCCCAGGAGGGTGGCTCGCCCGACCGGCAGGATGACGACGTGAGCCGGTCCAATCCGCCGGCCCACGGCTGA
- the folE gene encoding GTP cyclohydrolase I FolE gives MALPDTAMSKMRVFDQDRAEAAVRELLCAIGEDPDRHGLRETPARVARAYREMFAGLYTDPDSVLNTMFDEDHDELVLVKEIPLYSTCEHHLVSFHGVAHVGYIPGNDGRVTGLSKIARLVDLYAKRPQVQERLTSQIADALVKKLNPRGVIVVVEAEHLCMAMRGVRKPGATTTTSAVRGIFKTNAASRAEALDLILRK, from the coding sequence ATGGCACTGCCGGACACCGCGATGTCCAAGATGCGGGTCTTCGACCAGGACCGTGCCGAGGCCGCGGTCCGCGAGTTGCTGTGCGCGATCGGCGAAGACCCGGACCGGCACGGGCTGCGGGAAACCCCGGCCCGCGTCGCCCGCGCCTACCGGGAGATGTTCGCCGGGCTCTACACCGATCCGGACAGCGTGTTGAACACCATGTTCGACGAGGATCACGACGAGTTGGTGCTGGTCAAGGAAATCCCGCTGTACTCCACGTGCGAACACCACCTGGTGTCGTTCCACGGGGTGGCCCACGTCGGCTACATCCCGGGCAACGACGGCAGGGTCACCGGCCTGTCGAAGATCGCGCGACTGGTCGATCTGTACGCCAAGCGGCCCCAGGTGCAGGAACGGCTCACCAGCCAAATCGCCGACGCCCTTGTGAAAAAGCTCAATCCGCGCGGTGTGATCGTCGTGGTCGAGGCCGAGCACCTGTGCATGGCGATGCGCGGTGTCCGCAAGCCCGGAGCGACGACCACGACCTCGGCGGTGCGCGGAATATTCAAAACGAACGCCGCTTCTCGAGCCGAGGCGCTCGACCTCATCCTGCGGAAGTGA
- the folP gene encoding dihydropteroate synthase, with product MSLAPVQVMGVLNVTDDSFSDGGRYLDPDKAVAHGLALAADGADIVDVGGESTRPGATRVDARVEASRVVPVVKELSSQGITVSIDTMHADVARAALCSGARIVNDVSGGRADPAMAPLLAEAKVPWVLMHWRSVSAQRPHAAPDYRDVVAEVRAELLASVDAAVSAGVDPAQLMIDPGLGFAKTGQHNWALLHALPRLVATGIPVLLGASRKRFLGTLLAGPDGSPRPPDGRETATAVISALAALHGAWGVRVHDVRATVDALKVVAAWNDETHTGLAEHDG from the coding sequence GTGAGCCTGGCGCCTGTGCAGGTAATGGGAGTTCTGAACGTCACTGACGATTCGTTCTCCGACGGCGGCCGCTATCTCGACCCCGACAAAGCCGTGGCACACGGATTGGCGCTTGCCGCCGACGGCGCCGACATCGTCGACGTCGGGGGAGAATCCACCCGTCCCGGTGCCACGCGCGTCGACGCCCGTGTCGAGGCCTCCCGGGTCGTCCCCGTGGTCAAAGAGCTTTCCTCGCAAGGCATTACGGTGAGCATCGATACCATGCACGCCGACGTCGCGCGGGCGGCGCTGTGCAGCGGTGCGCGGATCGTCAACGACGTGTCCGGCGGCCGGGCCGATCCCGCGATGGCGCCGCTGCTGGCCGAGGCGAAAGTGCCTTGGGTGCTGATGCATTGGCGCTCCGTGTCGGCGCAGCGTCCGCACGCGGCCCCGGACTATCGTGACGTGGTCGCCGAGGTGCGCGCCGAATTGCTTGCCAGTGTCGACGCCGCGGTGTCCGCCGGTGTCGATCCCGCTCAGCTGATGATCGATCCGGGGCTGGGATTCGCCAAGACGGGACAACACAATTGGGCGCTGCTGCATGCGCTGCCGCGATTGGTCGCCACCGGGATCCCGGTGCTGCTGGGCGCGTCGCGCAAACGGTTCCTCGGTACGTTGCTGGCCGGGCCCGACGGTTCGCCGCGGCCCCCCGACGGGCGTGAGACGGCGACCGCGGTGATTTCCGCGCTCGCCGCGCTGCACGGGGCCTGGGGGGTACGGGTGCACGATGTGCGCGCCACGGTCGATGCGCTCAAGGTCGTGGCGGCGTGGAACGACGAGACGCACACTGGGCTGGCTGAACACGATGGCTGA
- the folB gene encoding dihydroneopterin aldolase, translating to MADRIELRGLKVRGQHGVFDHERASGQDFVVDVTVWIDLASAAATDDLTDTYDYGALARLAADVVAGPARNLIETVAAQIADEVMDDERVHAVEVVVHKPQAPIPQQFADVSVVVRRSRRGGRGSVVPL from the coding sequence ATGGCTGATCGAATCGAGTTGCGCGGGTTGAAGGTTCGCGGGCAACACGGGGTTTTCGACCACGAACGCGCGAGCGGGCAGGACTTCGTCGTCGACGTCACCGTGTGGATCGATCTGGCGTCGGCCGCCGCCACCGACGACCTGACCGACACCTACGACTACGGCGCGCTGGCCCGGCTGGCGGCCGACGTCGTGGCGGGACCCGCGCGAAACCTGATCGAGACCGTCGCCGCCCAGATCGCCGATGAGGTGATGGACGACGAACGCGTGCACGCCGTCGAGGTGGTGGTGCACAAGCCGCAGGCCCCGATCCCGCAGCAGTTCGCCGACGTCTCGGTGGTGGTGCGGCGGTCCCGGCGCGGTGGCCGGGGTTCGGTGGTGCCGTTATGA
- the folK gene encoding 2-amino-4-hydroxy-6-hydroxymethyldihydropteridine diphosphokinase, with protein MTRVVLSIGSNLGDRLARLQSVVDGLGDTVLAVSPVYETDPWGRVDQAPFLNAVLIADDPACDGQGWLARAQEFERAAGRVRGERWGPRTLDVDLIACYGQTEVTSRENNLTLPHPLAHLRAFVLIPWLAVDPDARLTVAEGPRPVAQLLAELEPADRAAVRRSDLTLELTT; from the coding sequence ATGACCAGAGTGGTGTTGTCCATCGGGTCCAACCTGGGGGACCGGCTGGCGCGGTTGCAGTCGGTCGTCGACGGGCTGGGGGACACGGTGCTCGCCGTGTCACCGGTGTACGAGACCGACCCTTGGGGCCGGGTCGATCAGGCGCCGTTCCTCAACGCGGTGCTGATCGCCGACGACCCGGCCTGCGACGGGCAGGGCTGGCTGGCCCGGGCGCAGGAGTTCGAGCGCGCGGCGGGCAGGGTCCGCGGCGAGCGCTGGGGGCCGCGCACCCTCGACGTCGACCTGATCGCCTGTTACGGGCAAACCGAGGTGACCTCGCGGGAGAACAACCTGACGCTGCCGCATCCGCTGGCCCATTTGCGGGCCTTCGTGCTGATCCCCTGGCTGGCCGTCGACCCGGACGCTCGGCTGACGGTCGCCGAAGGGCCGCGTCCCGTCGCGCAGTTGCTGGCCGAACTGGAGCCCGCCGACCGTGCCGCCGTACGGCGCTCCGACCTGACGCTCGAGCTCACAACCTGA
- a CDS encoding DUF3180 domain-containing protein, with product MGPTRKRDLTAAVVGAAVLGYLLVNGLYRWFPPITVLTGLSLLAVAIGEALWARYVRAKIADGEIGPGRGRLHPLAVARSLMVAKASAWVGALMLGWWVGLLVYFLPRRSWLRAAAEDTTGTVVAAISALALVVAALWLQHCCKSPYDPTERGEGAET from the coding sequence ATGGGGCCCACCCGCAAGCGTGACCTGACGGCCGCGGTGGTCGGCGCCGCCGTGCTGGGTTACCTGCTGGTCAACGGCCTGTACCGGTGGTTTCCCCCGATCACGGTGTTGACCGGCCTGTCGTTGCTGGCGGTGGCCATCGGCGAGGCGCTGTGGGCGCGCTACGTGCGCGCCAAGATCGCCGACGGCGAAATCGGCCCCGGTCGGGGCAGGTTGCATCCGCTTGCGGTGGCACGCAGCCTGATGGTCGCCAAGGCGTCGGCCTGGGTGGGGGCATTGATGCTGGGCTGGTGGGTGGGACTGCTGGTGTACTTCCTGCCGCGCCGGTCCTGGCTGCGGGCCGCCGCCGAGGACACCACCGGAACGGTGGTGGCGGCCATCAGCGCGCTGGCATTGGTGGTCGCCGCGCTGTGGCTGCAACATTGCTGCAAGTCCCCGTACGACCCGACCGAGCGCGGCGAGGGCGCCGAAACCTAG
- a CDS encoding DUF6779 domain-containing protein → MTVLSRGARVRRGGRRPGWVLLTALLVLAIGASSALVFTNRVELLKLAVILALWAAVAGAFVSVLYRRQSDADQARVRDLKLVYDLQLDREISARREYELTVESQLRRELASELRAQAADDLAELRAELSALRTSLEILFDTDLAHRPALGTVESEPQPERAYSEWDRNGETPRDNPVDWVPSDRVTSVPQDNPRGRADETAIIDVPEEPLLPPRQPPPPHRERPRYQYEPPQEPAYSAPEPAYAPPPPEPRFEPRQQPPPQPEPEPQAPPEPEPQPAPRAERRRQDWQPTAAEGQWLPPGTPGSNWTGADAPGEPAGGRRRARHSGPDESRDEPRDEARDEYRDEAWDGLPVEPLPQPPYAESGRRARSRHSAEYRDYGVRSFAPGTEPPAPAPPPPPEPPVQQGPPAGAPPPPRLAPPPAPEHTPRHGGDPQREDAGAAGETTATGGQSVADLLARLQVQPSEGGRRRRREG, encoded by the coding sequence ATGACCGTTCTGTCCCGCGGCGCCCGGGTGCGGCGCGGCGGCCGCAGGCCGGGGTGGGTGCTCTTGACCGCGTTGCTGGTCCTCGCGATAGGTGCCAGTTCCGCATTGGTTTTCACCAATCGGGTGGAACTCCTCAAGCTCGCTGTAATCCTGGCGCTGTGGGCCGCAGTCGCCGGCGCCTTCGTTTCCGTGCTCTATCGCCGCCAAAGCGACGCCGATCAGGCCCGCGTCCGCGATCTCAAGCTGGTCTACGACCTCCAGCTCGACCGGGAGATCTCGGCCCGGCGCGAATACGAACTGACCGTGGAGTCCCAGCTGCGTCGCGAGCTGGCCTCCGAGTTGCGCGCCCAGGCCGCCGACGACCTGGCCGAACTGCGCGCCGAGCTGAGCGCCTTGCGCACCAGCCTGGAAATCCTGTTCGACACCGACCTCGCGCACCGCCCCGCGCTCGGGACCGTCGAGAGCGAGCCGCAACCGGAGCGCGCCTACAGCGAGTGGGATCGCAACGGCGAGACCCCCCGCGACAACCCCGTCGATTGGGTGCCCAGCGATCGGGTCACCTCGGTGCCCCAGGACAACCCGCGCGGCCGCGCCGACGAGACGGCCATCATCGACGTCCCCGAAGAACCCCTGCTGCCGCCGCGCCAACCGCCGCCACCCCATCGGGAACGGCCCCGCTACCAGTACGAACCGCCCCAAGAACCCGCGTATTCGGCGCCGGAGCCGGCCTACGCCCCACCGCCGCCGGAGCCCCGGTTCGAACCCCGCCAGCAACCGCCACCGCAACCCGAACCCGAACCGCAGGCCCCGCCGGAGCCCGAACCACAGCCTGCGCCCCGGGCGGAGCGGCGCCGCCAGGACTGGCAGCCGACGGCCGCGGAAGGCCAGTGGTTGCCACCCGGGACACCGGGCAGCAACTGGACTGGTGCCGACGCCCCCGGGGAACCGGCGGGCGGGCGCCGGCGCGCGCGGCATTCGGGCCCCGACGAGTCCCGAGACGAACCCCGGGACGAAGCCCGGGACGAATACCGAGACGAAGCCTGGGACGGCCTGCCCGTCGAGCCCCTACCCCAACCGCCCTACGCCGAGTCCGGCCGCCGGGCACGGTCACGCCACTCGGCGGAGTACCGCGACTACGGGGTGCGCAGTTTCGCCCCCGGCACCGAGCCACCGGCCCCGGCGCCGCCCCCGCCGCCCGAGCCCCCGGTGCAGCAGGGCCCGCCCGCCGGCGCGCCCCCGCCGCCGCGGCTGGCGCCGCCGCCGGCACCGGAGCACACGCCCCGGCACGGCGGTGATCCCCAGCGCGAGGACGCCGGCGCCGCCGGGGAGACCACCGCCACTGGCGGCCAGTCGGTGGCCGACCTGCTGGCCCGCCTGCAGGTGCAGCCCTCCGAGGGCGGTCGGCGTCGCCGCCGCGAAGGCTGA
- a CDS encoding Rossmann-like and DUF2520 domain-containing protein, giving the protein MVQFDGLRPARLKVGIISAGRVGTALGVALERADHVVVACSAISHASRQRAQRRLPDTPVATPPDVAAGAELLLLAVPDSELAGLVSGLAATSAVRPGTIVVHTSGANGVSVLAPLAEQGCIPLAIHPAMTFTGSDEDISRLPDTCFGITAADEVGYAIGQSLVLEMGGEPFCVAEDARVLYHAALAHAGNHIVTVLADALEALRAALRGSELLGQQSVDDQPGGIAERIVGPLARAALENTLQRGQAALTGPVARGDAAAVAGHLAALAGVGPELAQAYRVNALRTAQRAHAPQDVVEVLAP; this is encoded by the coding sequence ATGGTGCAGTTCGACGGTCTGCGCCCGGCCAGGCTCAAGGTGGGAATCATCTCCGCCGGCCGGGTGGGCACCGCGCTCGGTGTCGCGCTGGAGCGTGCGGACCACGTCGTGGTGGCGTGCAGCGCCATCTCCCATGCGTCGCGGCAGCGGGCGCAGCGCCGCCTGCCCGACACCCCGGTGGCGACGCCGCCCGACGTCGCCGCCGGCGCCGAGCTGTTGCTGCTCGCGGTTCCCGACAGCGAACTCGCCGGCCTGGTATCCGGGCTGGCCGCGACGTCGGCCGTGCGGCCCGGGACCATCGTGGTCCACACGTCCGGCGCCAACGGGGTGAGCGTCCTGGCGCCGCTGGCCGAGCAGGGCTGCATCCCGCTGGCGATCCACCCGGCCATGACGTTCACCGGCTCCGACGAGGACATCAGCAGGCTGCCGGACACCTGCTTCGGCATCACGGCGGCCGACGAGGTCGGGTACGCGATCGGTCAATCGCTCGTCCTGGAGATGGGCGGGGAGCCGTTCTGCGTCGCCGAGGACGCCCGCGTCCTCTACCACGCGGCGCTGGCGCACGCGGGCAACCACATCGTGACCGTGCTCGCCGACGCCCTGGAGGCGCTGCGCGCTGCGCTGCGGGGCAGCGAGCTGCTCGGCCAACAGTCCGTCGACGACCAGCCGGGCGGCATCGCCGAACGCATCGTCGGCCCGCTGGCCCGGGCGGCGCTGGAGAACACCCTGCAACGCGGGCAGGCCGCGCTCACCGGCCCGGTCGCGCGCGGCGACGCCGCCGCGGTCGCCGGGCATCTGGCGGCCCTGGCCGGGGTTGGACCCGAACTGGCGCAGGCGTATCGGGTGAACGCCCTGCGAACCGCGCAGCGCGCGCACGCCCCCCAGGACGTCGTGGAGGTGCTGGCGCCATGA
- the panC gene encoding pantoate--beta-alanine ligase encodes MTRAKPPAFKAGELNLYPNPRDVTDVSRALRHTGRRVMLVPTMGALHDGHLALVRAAKRVPGSVVVVSIFVNPLQFGAGEDLDAYPRTMDDDLALLREEGVEIVFAPTAAVMYPDGLRTTVQPGPLAAELEGRHRPTHFAGVLTVVCKLLQIVRPDRIFFGEKDYQQLVMIRQMVADLNIDAQVVGVPTVRESDGLAMSSRNRYLDPTQRELAVTLSAALTAGAHAAHHGGAAALDAARAVLDAVPALTVDYLELRDAGLGPAPAHGSARLLVAARLGTTRLLDNIEMQIETPAGTSGPDGNHEYAQSPWRN; translated from the coding sequence ATGACCCGAGCAAAACCCCCGGCCTTCAAGGCGGGCGAACTCAACCTGTACCCGAACCCGCGTGACGTCACCGACGTCAGCCGCGCCCTGCGCCACACCGGCCGCCGGGTGATGCTGGTGCCCACCATGGGCGCGCTGCACGACGGCCATCTGGCGTTGGTGCGGGCGGCCAAACGGGTGCCCGGCTCGGTGGTCGTGGTCTCGATCTTCGTCAACCCCCTGCAATTCGGCGCCGGTGAGGATCTCGACGCCTATCCCCGCACCATGGACGACGACCTCGCGCTGCTGCGCGAAGAAGGCGTCGAAATCGTCTTCGCCCCAACGGCCGCCGTGATGTATCCCGACGGGCTGCGCACCACGGTGCAGCCCGGACCGCTGGCCGCCGAACTCGAGGGCCGCCACCGGCCCACCCATTTCGCGGGCGTGCTCACCGTCGTGTGCAAGCTGCTGCAGATCGTGCGCCCGGACCGGATCTTCTTCGGCGAGAAGGACTATCAGCAGCTGGTGATGATCCGCCAAATGGTCGCCGACCTCAACATCGACGCCCAGGTCGTCGGGGTGCCGACCGTCCGGGAATCCGACGGCCTGGCGATGTCGTCGCGCAACCGCTACCTCGACCCCACGCAACGCGAACTGGCGGTGACGCTTTCGGCCGCGCTGACCGCCGGCGCCCACGCCGCGCACCACGGCGGCGCGGCCGCGCTGGACGCGGCGCGCGCGGTGCTCGACGCCGTCCCCGCGCTCACGGTCGACTACCTCGAGCTGCGCGACGCCGGGCTCGGGCCGGCGCCCGCCCACGGTTCGGCCCGGCTGCTGGTCGCCGCCCGGCTGGGCACCACCAGGCTGCTGGACAACATCGAAATGCAGATCGAAACACCCGCCGGCACCTCAGGGCCGGACGGCAATCACGAATACGCCCAATCACCTTGGAGGAATTGA
- the panD gene encoding aspartate 1-decarboxylase: protein MLRTMLRSKIHRATVTQADLHYVGSVTIDADLMDAADLLEGEQVTIVDIDNGARLVTYAITGERGSGVIGINGAAAHLVHPGDLVILIAYGTMEEAEARAYQPRIVFVDADNKPVDLGHDPAFVPEDAAELLDPRIVAR from the coding sequence ATGCTACGGACGATGCTCAGGTCGAAGATCCACCGGGCCACCGTCACGCAGGCCGACCTGCACTACGTGGGCTCGGTGACCATCGACGCCGATCTGATGGACGCGGCGGACCTGCTCGAAGGCGAACAGGTGACCATCGTCGACATCGACAACGGCGCCCGCCTCGTCACCTACGCCATCACCGGCGAACGCGGCAGCGGCGTGATCGGGATCAACGGTGCCGCAGCGCATCTCGTCCACCCGGGCGACCTGGTGATCCTGATCGCGTACGGGACCATGGAGGAGGCGGAGGCCCGGGCGTATCAGCCGCGGATCGTCTTCGTCGACGCCGACAACAAACCGGTCGACCTCGGCCACGACCCGGCGTTCGTGCCCGAAGACGCGGCCGAGCTGCTGGATCCCCGGATCGTTGCGCGGTAG